CGGCCAGCTTTTTTTGCGGTTAAAAAATCAGGAACGGTCATGCGGACCGTCTTTTTGGGTGTCTCAGCCATGCGATTTTCTCTTCCATCCTTCCATCTCGCCCTTTTCGATTGTAGGGTTTAGAGGTAGAGCGGGATCGCCCGACCAGATCGGAAATTGAAAAGGAATAGGGACTTCCAAGGTATAATGATTAAAGAAGTCGAAACATGACCACACTGACCGCCAACAAATTGGAATCTCAAGCCTGCGTTCTATTCGATGGCGACTGCCGGTTCTGTCAGAAATCGGTTGCGTTGCTGCGGAAGCTAGACTGGCTGCAGCGTTTGAGCTTTCATAATGCCCGGGACTTCGATACCATCCCTCCGCACACCGTTGCTTTGGACGCCGATCGACTCCTTCAGGAGATGCACGTACTCACTCCGGAGGGCACAAAGGCCTTTGCTGGCTTTAAGGCCTTCCGCTGGATCGCCGGCCGACTTCCCGCCCTTTGGCTAATAGTGCCTTTTCTGTATATTCCCGGTGTACCTTTTCTCGGGCAGAAGTTGTATCTTTGGGTGGCTCGGAATCGCTATGGATTAGTCCCCTGCCACGACGGACAGTGTGCCGTGCCATTGAAGAAGAAAAAATAAGTGCCCAGTCAGAACAGAAAGTAAGGATGAGCAGACGTACCATTTCCACCTTGCGCGATGGAGATTCCGTCGACGAAGTTTTTCTCGCTACCGACAAACAGCTTCGCAATAACCGCAACGGACAATCTTTCATTCAAGTCACGATCCAGGATCGTTCCGGGAATTTGACCGGTCGGGTTTGGAATGCCGGGGAAGCTCTCTTTCGAACCTTCGAAATCGGGGAATATATCCGGGTTAAGGGTAAAGCGCAGTTGTTCCAGGGTGCCCTGCAACTGATCGTCAACAACATCGAGAAGATCGACTCTTCAGGTGTGAATCTCGCCGATTTTCTACCGCGTACCGAACAGGACATCACCAAACTGTTCGAGCGTTTGCGCGGCTATCTGATGAAGCTGACCAACCCCTATCTGAAATCGCTGGCCCAGTGTTATCTGATGGACGACAAGTTCGTCGCTGCATTCTGCCAGGCCCCAGCCGGGGTGAAAGTCCACCACGCCTATGTAGGCGGTCTTCTCGAACACGTCACCACCATGATGGATGTGGCCGACCGGATTCTGCCCTTTTATCCCGACGTGAATCGCGACCTTCTGATGATCGGCGTTTTTCTGCACGACACCGGTAAGATTCGCGAATTGACCTATGAAAGCGCATTCAATTATTCGGATGAAGGCCAGTTGCTAGGCCACATGAACATCGGCATTGAAATGCTGAAACACTATGAGGGGCAGGTTAAATCTCTGCTGGGCGAGAATATGCCCGAAGATCTATCGGTACGGCTGAAACATATGATAATCAGCCATCACGGCACGGCTGAATTCGGAAGTCCGAAGATTCCCATGACCCCGGAAGCCGTCGCTCTGCATGCCATCGACAGTCTGGATAGCCGAATCCACATAACGGTTCGGGAGATCAAGGACGATGTGATAAGCAATTCGAACTGGACACCCTACAACGCCGCGCTGCAGCGTAAACTATATAAGGGGCCGAAGCCGAAAAATGGCACTCCGGCCCAGGAAGACGAAGATTAATTCTTCGCAAAAATCGGAGCACTGTAAATAAGCCCGCGAACCTCTTCCGACCGGGCTGGCTCCGTTAGGATATGCTCATGTCTTTGAAATCGGATATTTTGTACCACTTGAAAAAGATGAAATCGGCCACGGTAAAAGGCCTGGCCCACGAGATGGAAGTCTCCGCTGGCGAAAAGAGAGAATTCAAAAACGCTCTTCAGACACTTCTCCAAGAAAAGAAAATTGACCTCGGACCGGGGGATCTGCTCACCCTGACGAAAATCCCCGTCGAAGATCGAACCGGACTGTTTCGCAAGCTGCCCAGCGGCCACGGTATCGTCACGATGCCGGCCAAGCCCGAGCGCGATCCAGTCGAATGGTTCATCAAACGAGAAGATACTCTCTCGGCCATCACGGGGGATACGGTGATGATCGCCCCGGCGAAGTCCCGGCGAGATCTGCAGGGAGCCAGCGAGCGGGCCGTTGTCGTTAAGATTGTTACCCACGGTAAAAAGACTTTCGTGGGAACCTATATCGAGAAAAACGATAGACCACTCGTCCGCATCGATGAAGATCAATTCGAAAGATCGGTTCTGGTTAAAGAATCGCTTCCCGATCTACTTCCCAAAGATCGCGTCTGGATCGAAGTCCTGGAATTTCCCACCGACAACGCCCGCGGTTCGTGTCGAATCCTGGAGAAACTCGGCGAGGCCGGGGATATCAACACCGAAGAGCGGGCACTATTGCGCAATCTCGGCATCTCGGAAACGTTTCCTCCAGAGGTTCTGTCCGAGGCGCAGCGAATAGCCGCGGAGTTCGATGAATCGATCAAGCCGGGCCGTGAGGATTTCACTCAGGATCTGGTTATTACGATCGATCCTAAGGATGCCAAGGATCACGACGATGCGGTCAGTTTGACTGTCGATCTCACCACGCAGCACCGGATCCTGACGGTACATATCGCGGACGTCAGCTATTTCGTATCTCCCGGCGGGCCTCTGGATACCGAAGCTCGCAAACGCGGCACCAGTGTTTACCTGCCGATGCGGGCGATACCGATGTTTCCGGAACTCATTTCGAATCATGTGGCCAGCCTGAAAGAGGGCGTGACTCGATACGTCAAAACCGTGCAAATCGAATACAACGCCGCCGGGGCGCGAATCTCGACCCGTTTCGCAAACGGGGTGATAAAAGTTCGGAAGCGATTCAACTACGACGAAGTCCAATCATTCATCGAAGCTCAGCCGGTCGATTGGCCGGAGGATATGCAACAGGCAGTCCGGGAGATGCACCGATTCTCTCGAATACTGCGCGAGCGACGATTCCAGCGCGGCAGTCTCGAATTGCAGATGCCAGAGGTGCGCCTGGGCTACAACCGCGACGGAGAAATTACCGGTGCGAATTTCACTCAGTCCAACGCCAGCCATCAACTGATCGAAGAATTCATGCTGGCGGCCAACGAAGCGGTGGCGGGCCATTTTCGACAACTGGATGTCCCGTTCCTTCGCCGGATTCACCCTTCGCCACTCCCGCAAAAGCTGGAGTCGTTTGCCGAGTTCGCTCGCTCGCTGGGATTCAAGATTCAGAATCCGACGAGCCGGTTTGAACTCCAGAAACTGCTGGAGGAGAGTTCTAAAACGGAGCATCGCCACTCGGTCCATTTCGCATTTCTGCGCAGTTTAAAACAAGCAGTTTATTCCCCCGATCGGGAAGGCCATTTCGCTCTGGCGAGTGAAGATTACTGCCACTTTACATCCCCGATTCGAAGGTATCCCGATTTGACGGTGCATCGACTTTTGAATCAGTGGATCAAAAAGGGGCGGATCAGCTATCAGGCCGACGAATTGAAAGCTTTGGGCGAATTGTGCAGTAAGCGGGAGCGTCTGGCCGAGGAGGCCGAGCGCGGTGCCGTGGAACTGCGGCTGAAAGAATTCGTCCGCAAGAATTTCGGTCTGGAATTCGATGCGAAGATCACCGGCGTCATCGAACGGGGCTTTTTCGCACAGGGAAATACGATTCCCATTGAAGGGTTCGTTTCGGCGGAGGAATTCAAGGGCATCCACTTCGACTACGACCCGGCCATGCACACCTTGCAGGGTCGGCAGTCACGTCTCTCGTTCCGCCTCGGCCAACCCGTGCGGGTGAAGTTGATGGGGATTGAAGAAGAGCGGGACAGAATCCGCTTGAAGTGGGTAAAAAGAGTCGTTGAAGAATAGTCTCGCTCAGACGGGTTCGTTTCTCAGCACGCGAAAACCAAAGCCCTCCAGATCGATCATATCCACTTTGCCCCCTTCACCGTTGATATCCGAACCCGATTCGATCATCAGTCGTACAAAGCACCAGATATGGGCGGCCTCGCCGTTGTGATCGTAGCCGTTGGCGTCGGTGTCGGATTCGATCAGCCAGTACCAACTCCTTCGGTCGGTCCCCGAATCGGTCGCTTCCTCTTGCCAACCTTTTAACGTTCTTTCGACAGCTTCCCGCGCAAGCTTCCAGACCTTGTCCGTTTTGATTTCGATGGAAAGTTCGTCGGGGGTTTGAGTAAATTCCGTTCCGGGAAGCAGGCGAATCGCTTCGAACAGGCGATGCTCGATGGCCATGCAGCGCCAGGGTGACCAAAGGTAAAAAGTGATGCCCTTGGTAATGAAGGTCATGCCGTAAAGATTGATGTTCATTGATGAACCTTTGATGAATTTCCCCTCATGTCAGATTATGAAATTTTCGGATGAGTTGCCGTTCGCGGTCGAATCCGATTAACCAGAAGGAAGGAATTTATTTGGATCGCGTTCAGGACGTACCGCATTTCGACCGCCCAAAATGCCAGACGAGTCTAGCCCGAACCGTTCCAGATAGGATCATTTCTTTTGAGAAAACCGCGTAAGGAAGCCATCTGCCCGGCCGAGGATCCATGGAGCCTGCATCGAACCGTCTACGCCTCTCCGTCATGATGTTCGGGTTATATCTGATCGTCGGCGCCTGGGCGGTTACCCTGGCGACTTACCTGATCAGTTCGCCTCTACTGGGTGGGCTCAGTTTTTCCGCCAAGTACGTCAGCTGGATTTACAACACTTGGGCCTTCGGCGGGCTACTCGCCCCCATCTTCATCGGTCTGTTGGCCGATCGACTTTTTGCCGTTCAGAGGTTATTGGCTCTCTTCAGCTTTCTGGGAGGAGCATTGCTGATTTTCGTCGCCTTGTGGTGCGAATCGCAACAGGCGAACATTGAATCCATCTATCGAGATTTAACGCAGGCCATCACCATCGAAAATCGCCCGATGCTCGATCTGCAGATGGAAATGCTCGCCGATCCGCAGGCGCTGGATCCGGAACTGAAACAGAAATTGATTGCGGAACAGAGGAACTTACTCGAGGACCCGCGACTGAGCGAAACAGTCGATCACGCTTTTTATACCCTCTTTGGGCTGATGTTCTGCTATTGCTTCTGCTGCATCATGACTATCGGCTGCAGTAACGTGATGGGCTTTCGCAATCTGGCGGAACCGCAGAAAAACTACGGCCGAATTCGGCTGTTCGGCACTGTGGGGTGGATTTTCGCCGGGCTGATAGTTGCGTTCAGCGGCACGGCCATCTCGCATTTTCCGCTCTTCTTTGCAGCGGGCCTATCGTTCGTCATGGGCGTTTACCATTTGACACTCCCGCACACTCCCCCTCTGGGTCAAGGCAAAACCTTGGGCGAAGCTTTTGGCCTCCCCGCCCTGCAATTGTTTCGCGAACGACCGTTTCGCATACTGCTGGGCAGCGTGTTTCTGATGTCGATGGTCCAGCAGTTTTATGGGGTATACGCCAATAAATTCCTGAACGATCTGCACCTTCCCAGGCCGGCGGGTTTTCAAACCATCGCCCAGGTCGGTGAAGTCTTGTGCATGGCCATCCTGCCTTGGGTAGTCGATCACTGGGGGATGCGAAAAACCATGCTGGCGGGACTACTGGGTTGGACGCTCCGCAATGCGCTGTTCAGCACCTGCGAAGTCTCCATTGTTTCCTTCGTCGGACTGCCTATTCATGGTTTGAGCTTCGCCTTCTTCTTCGTCACCGCCATGATCTACGTGGATCGACAGGCCCCTCGAAAACTGCGAGCCAGCAGCCAGGGCATCTTTACATTCATTTCTAGCGGTATGGGCGTCCTTTCCGGAAACATGCTGGCGGCCTGGGTGGTGAAGTTGAATACCCAGGGGGAAATGATCAATTGGCAACCGGTGTGGGTCGTCCCCATGCTGATGAGTGCCGGGGTTCTCGTCTTTTTCTGGATCGGTTTTCGGCCGCAGCTCGACAAAGTGCATCTGGAACCGGGAGAAGCGGGGAAACATTTGGTCGAGGATATCGAGGAACTCGCCAGCGCCAGTTGATATAACTCCGAAAGGCAGTGAAAAACTTTCGCTCTGGATAAAGGCGAACGAAGATGTGGCAAAATCCCGTCAAAAAAGCTCTGAAAGAAGGTAAAGCGTCGGTCGGCACCTGGCTATCGCTCGGTAATGTGGCCGCCGCCCGCTTTATGGCACGGACGGGCTTCGACTGGCTGAATGTTGACATCGAACACAGCATGGTGGGCATCGAAAACACGGTCAACATCTTCGCCACCTGCGCCGACATCGGCTTCCCCTGCTTTGCCCGAGTTCCGAGCAATCGGCACGATCATATTAAGCGAGTGTTGGACAACGGAGCGCACGGCGTGGTGGTTCCCATGGTCAACAGCCGGGAGGAAGCGGTCTCGGCCGTGGCGGCCATGCATTATCCGCCTTTGGGAAACCGTTCCGTCGGCGGCGGTGTGCACGCTTTGAATTTTCACACCACGGCCACCGAATATTATGCCAAAGTGAACCAGGAACTCTTGGTCGTGCTCCAGTGCGAACACATACTAGCCGTCGAGAACGCGGACAATATTTTTTCGGTGCCCGGTATCGACGCTATCTTCGTCGGCCCCAATGACTTAGCGGCCAGCATGCGGACGAAAGAGGGAACGCTGCCTGCACCGAAAGCATTTGAAGAGGCTTTGCAGCATATTCTCAAGAGCTGCCAGAAAAACAAGGTGGCTCCGGGAATTCACTGCGGCACGGCCGAGGAAGCTCGCAGGAGAATCGATGAAGGATGGCAGTTTATCGCGATTGCCAGTGAATTGAAGATGATGCTGGATGGGGCGAAATCGACTCTAACGCAACTCGGAAGCCAACGAGCCAAGTCGGACTTGGCCCGCTATTAGGCTTACTGCGTGAAAACGCCCATCTTGCGGAATTTCTCGTAACGCTCGGTCATCAGCACATCGAGCGGTTTGCGAATCAAGGAGCGCAAACTCCTGGTCAGGTAGCTTTTAAGAATATTGGCCATCTCCCGGGGGTTGCGATGCGCGCCCCCCAGTGGCTCATCGATCACATCGTCAACGACCCCCAGTTTGTGAAGATGGCCCGAGGTTAATTTCAGGGCATCGGCCGCAAGGGGTTTGGTCTGTTCGTTAGCCACTTTCCAGAGAATGCCCGCACACCCTTCCGGCGAAATGACCGAATAGTAAGCGTGCTCCAGCATGGAAACCCGGTCGCCGACGCCGATACCCAGCGCTCCGCCGGAGCCCCCTTCCCCAATGACGATGCAGATGATGGGCGTTTCGATCCGAGACATTTCCAGAATACTGGTGGCAATCAGCAGGGCCTGACCGCGCTCTTCCGCGCCGATGCCGGGGAATGCTCCCGGTGTATCGATCAGGCAGATGATCGGAATTCGATATTTGGCGGCCAGCTTCATTTTCGAAAGGGCTTTGCGATAGCCTTCCGGATGAGCACAGCCGTAAAAGCAGGTTTGTCGCTCCTTGAGCGTTTTTCCTTTCTGATGCCCGATCAGCATGACTTTCTGTCCGCCGATGCGGGCGAAGCCGGTGCGAAGAGCCCGGTCGTCGCCAAAAGCCCGATCCCCATGAAGCTCGACGAATTCATCGAAAATCATGTTGGTGTAATCGACGGTTTGCGGTCGGTTAGGGTGCCGGGAGACGAGCACGGTTTCCCAGGCCGATAGGCTGGCGTACTTCTGTTTCAGCAGACCATCGAGTTCTTTGCGAATGCGCCGAATTTCGGTGGTCTGGGCCGGATCCGCCGCCTGTTCCAGACGAGAAAGGGCCTGCTCCAGCGCGTGAATGTCGTTTTCGAACGGTAAGGGTGCGGGTATGCTCATTGCGAAATTCTATTAATACTCTTCCTGGGTCTTCACCTGCGACTTGAAAATGCGAATCTTCCGGAATTCCATAAGAACTTCGTGCATGGTGGAAGGGCGTTTATCGCGCTCCTTCTGCATCATTCGCAGGATCAGGCCAGCCGCCTCATCAGTAATATCATTGTTATGATATTGGACGGAGTCGGGTTTCTGATAGACGACCTTGTTCATCAGGTCGTTTGTATTCATTCCCGTGAAGGGTTTCTTAAACGTCAGCAACTCATAACAGGTGGTTCCGAAACTGTAAACGTCGGCTCGGGGATCGATTAATTCTCCCTTCAACTGCTCGGGCGACATAAAACTGGGCGTTCCCTGAGCCTTCCTTCTTCGATGGAACGTTCTTGCAAAAAAGCCTTTTTTCCACCTCTTCGAAATGGCGAAATCAATTAGCTTCAAATCTCCCGCGGCGTTCACCAGAATATTATCCGGCTTCACGTCGCAGTGAATCCAGCCATTGCCGTGCATGTACGCCAGTCCCGTGGCGCATTGCTTGAAGATTTTCGCGGCATGTTCCTTGATGAAATCCCGGTCTTTATCGAAGAGCCTCTTGCGGAGACTGCCGGAGGGGAAATATTCCATGATGAAAAACGGATTGGTCATCGACTTGTCCGTCTTCACGATTCGGATGATATTCTCGTGGCGGAGCTTGATGCCGATTTCCGCCTCGTGAAACAGAACACGGCGCTGCTCCTGATCGTCGGCGCGTTCCGGCAACAGGACTTTCATGGCGAAGTGGCGGTTGCTTTGCGGTTCGACGACTTCGAAGACCTGGGAAACCTGCCCGGTCTGAAGCAGCGAACGCAACTTGTAACCGCTGATCATCTCATTGATTTCGGCCATGTTGGCTTCTTCTCCCGTTATTGGCTTGTGCTACCAGTACTCTTCGAAATGAATATTGCCGCGGAATTTGAGCGTGGCATTATCCGCCGCGAAGCCCCGCTGTTCCAGAAGTTCGATAACTCCGGTGGTCTTGGGGAAGACTCTCTCGCCGGTCTGAGGATCCTTTTCGGGAACGCCAATCATCTTGGGATTTCCGCACAGGAACACGTGGGTGCTGGCCGGGTTGAGTTTCTCACCCAGATGAGCTTCCATCTGCCCACCGGTGATGAGATCCTGAATGTAGATTTTATGGGCGAGATTATCAGTCTCGCGAGTAGTTAAGGGAAGATACATGTAGTTGGGGAAGCGGGCCATCAGCTTCTGATGCGTTTCGTAATAGCCCAGATCCTTGCGAAGACGGACGCAGCAGGCGGAAAGAATTTTCCCCTGATGACCATTCTTGAGCAGTTGCCAGATCATATAGTTGTGAGGCGCTTCCCCGGTTCCGGTCGACAGAAGAATGACCGTATCCTCGGATTTCACACCTTCGAGGGTATAATGGCCGGTCACTTTCTCGCCGATGTTGAGGCGATCCCCCTCAGTGAGCATGAACAGACGTGGTGTCAGGACCGGGGCCTTCGTCGGTTCGCTGCCTTCGCGAACCAGAACGATATAAAATTCGAGAAATGGCTGGATCTCGACATCGAGTAGATTCTGTTTTTCGTCGAGAATGGAACAACTCAGCGAATAAGCCCGACGCATCAGCCGACTTTCGTCTTCCGGCTTCAGATTTTCCATCTGAGTCCCGGGAAAACGGGGCTCCCAGTTTCCCAGACCGAGCGAACAATACTGCCCGGGAAGAGCCACCGGCTTCGGGAAGTCCGGCTTCACCCGCAGAATCATCAGGTCGCTGTGAGTTTTTTTGACGCTGAAGACGGTACCGTTATACCGTCTCTGGCGTAATTCATCGATTTGAGCGGGTAGTAATCCCGTCATGGACTCATCCTAACTCGTCGGATCAACCTTACACCTTCGCAATGCTCTCGCGAAGGTATTTCACGCAGGCGGCCACGTCCTGGGTCGGCTCGTCATCATGATATTCGTATTCGATGCTCATGAAGCCACCAAATTTCACTTCCTTCAAAGCTTTTAGAACTTCGGGAACGTTCAGCACCCCCTTGGGATCGCCGAAGACGACATTGTGATCGGCTTTATTGTCGTTATCCTTGAGGTGGAAGCCGTAGTTCCGCTTGCCCATAATTTTAATCTGCTGCACTACGTCGAGCGGTTCGCCTATCAGCGCCATGCGAATCAGGTGACCGGTATCCAGACAGGTTCCAATCAGTTCATTGTGATCTTTCACCGCGGCCATAATCTGCTCGGCTGTCGTCCACAGTGCTTTCTCTTTTTTGGCCAGATTGGTCGGTCCGTGGGGATGGATGGCAATGGCGATCTTGTATTCTTCGCATAGCTTATCGAGCGAATCGAAACTGTCGCGGGAGGGATTGGCCGTGAGGTATTTCAGATCGATGCTTTTGGCGAAGTCGAAGAGCTTCTTGTTGGCTTCGTGATTTTTGGTGAAATTTT
The genomic region above belongs to Telmatocola sphagniphila and contains:
- a CDS encoding HpcH/HpaI aldolase family protein — its product is MWQNPVKKALKEGKASVGTWLSLGNVAAARFMARTGFDWLNVDIEHSMVGIENTVNIFATCADIGFPCFARVPSNRHDHIKRVLDNGAHGVVVPMVNSREEAVSAVAAMHYPPLGNRSVGGGVHALNFHTTATEYYAKVNQELLVVLQCEHILAVENADNIFSVPGIDAIFVGPNDLAASMRTKEGTLPAPKAFEEALQHILKSCQKNKVAPGIHCGTAEEARRRIDEGWQFIAIASELKMMLDGAKSTLTQLGSQRAKSDLARY
- a CDS encoding ribonuclease R family protein, whose amino-acid sequence is MSLKSDILYHLKKMKSATVKGLAHEMEVSAGEKREFKNALQTLLQEKKIDLGPGDLLTLTKIPVEDRTGLFRKLPSGHGIVTMPAKPERDPVEWFIKREDTLSAITGDTVMIAPAKSRRDLQGASERAVVVKIVTHGKKTFVGTYIEKNDRPLVRIDEDQFERSVLVKESLPDLLPKDRVWIEVLEFPTDNARGSCRILEKLGEAGDINTEERALLRNLGISETFPPEVLSEAQRIAAEFDESIKPGREDFTQDLVITIDPKDAKDHDDAVSLTVDLTTQHRILTVHIADVSYFVSPGGPLDTEARKRGTSVYLPMRAIPMFPELISNHVASLKEGVTRYVKTVQIEYNAAGARISTRFANGVIKVRKRFNYDEVQSFIEAQPVDWPEDMQQAVREMHRFSRILRERRFQRGSLELQMPEVRLGYNRDGEITGANFTQSNASHQLIEEFMLAANEAVAGHFRQLDVPFLRRIHPSPLPQKLESFAEFARSLGFKIQNPTSRFELQKLLEESSKTEHRHSVHFAFLRSLKQAVYSPDREGHFALASEDYCHFTSPIRRYPDLTVHRLLNQWIKKGRISYQADELKALGELCSKRERLAEEAERGAVELRLKEFVRKNFGLEFDAKITGVIERGFFAQGNTIPIEGFVSAEEFKGIHFDYDPAMHTLQGRQSRLSFRLGQPVRVKLMGIEEERDRIRLKWVKRVVEE
- a CDS encoding sugar phosphate isomerase/epimerase family protein, whose product is MLRDTVSLHRRDCLKMGVAGLAGLALGRNAFADDAKDGGFHLSIQSYTFRKFSLEKTIEKISALKIPHVEFYSGHFPVNSSPEKIKAVMKLCKDHGVTPISFGVENFTKNHEANKKLFDFAKSIDLKYLTANPSRDSFDSLDKLCEEYKIAIAIHPHGPTNLAKKEKALWTTAEQIMAAVKDHNELIGTCLDTGHLIRMALIGEPLDVVQQIKIMGKRNYGFHLKDNDNKADHNVVFGDPKGVLNVPEVLKALKEVKFGGFMSIEYEYHDDEPTQDVAACVKYLRESIAKV
- a CDS encoding thiol-disulfide oxidoreductase DCC family protein, which translates into the protein MTTLTANKLESQACVLFDGDCRFCQKSVALLRKLDWLQRLSFHNARDFDTIPPHTVALDADRLLQEMHVLTPEGTKAFAGFKAFRWIAGRLPALWLIVPFLYIPGVPFLGQKLYLWVARNRYGLVPCHDGQCAVPLKKKK
- a CDS encoding 3'-5' exoribonuclease YhaM family protein; the encoded protein is MSRRTISTLRDGDSVDEVFLATDKQLRNNRNGQSFIQVTIQDRSGNLTGRVWNAGEALFRTFEIGEYIRVKGKAQLFQGALQLIVNNIEKIDSSGVNLADFLPRTEQDITKLFERLRGYLMKLTNPYLKSLAQCYLMDDKFVAAFCQAPAGVKVHHAYVGGLLEHVTTMMDVADRILPFYPDVNRDLLMIGVFLHDTGKIRELTYESAFNYSDEGQLLGHMNIGIEMLKHYEGQVKSLLGENMPEDLSVRLKHMIISHHGTAEFGSPKIPMTPEAVALHAIDSLDSRIHITVREIKDDVISNSNWTPYNAALQRKLYKGPKPKNGTPAQEDED
- a CDS encoding MFS transporter, whose product is MEPASNRLRLSVMMFGLYLIVGAWAVTLATYLISSPLLGGLSFSAKYVSWIYNTWAFGGLLAPIFIGLLADRLFAVQRLLALFSFLGGALLIFVALWCESQQANIESIYRDLTQAITIENRPMLDLQMEMLADPQALDPELKQKLIAEQRNLLEDPRLSETVDHAFYTLFGLMFCYCFCCIMTIGCSNVMGFRNLAEPQKNYGRIRLFGTVGWIFAGLIVAFSGTAISHFPLFFAAGLSFVMGVYHLTLPHTPPLGQGKTLGEAFGLPALQLFRERPFRILLGSVFLMSMVQQFYGVYANKFLNDLHLPRPAGFQTIAQVGEVLCMAILPWVVDHWGMRKTMLAGLLGWTLRNALFSTCEVSIVSFVGLPIHGLSFAFFFVTAMIYVDRQAPRKLRASSQGIFTFISSGMGVLSGNMLAAWVVKLNTQGEMINWQPVWVVPMLMSAGVLVFFWIGFRPQLDKVHLEPGEAGKHLVEDIEELASAS
- a CDS encoding serine/threonine protein kinase translates to MAEINEMISGYKLRSLLQTGQVSQVFEVVEPQSNRHFAMKVLLPERADDQEQRRVLFHEAEIGIKLRHENIIRIVKTDKSMTNPFFIMEYFPSGSLRKRLFDKDRDFIKEHAAKIFKQCATGLAYMHGNGWIHCDVKPDNILVNAAGDLKLIDFAISKRWKKGFFARTFHRRRKAQGTPSFMSPEQLKGELIDPRADVYSFGTTCYELLTFKKPFTGMNTNDLMNKVVYQKPDSVQYHNNDITDEAAGLILRMMQKERDKRPSTMHEVLMEFRKIRIFKSQVKTQEEY
- a CDS encoding acetyl-CoA carboxylase carboxyltransferase subunit alpha; this encodes MSIPAPLPFENDIHALEQALSRLEQAADPAQTTEIRRIRKELDGLLKQKYASLSAWETVLVSRHPNRPQTVDYTNMIFDEFVELHGDRAFGDDRALRTGFARIGGQKVMLIGHQKGKTLKERQTCFYGCAHPEGYRKALSKMKLAAKYRIPIICLIDTPGAFPGIGAEERGQALLIATSILEMSRIETPIICIVIGEGGSGGALGIGVGDRVSMLEHAYYSVISPEGCAGILWKVANEQTKPLAADALKLTSGHLHKLGVVDDVIDEPLGGAHRNPREMANILKSYLTRSLRSLIRKPLDVLMTERYEKFRKMGVFTQ
- a CDS encoding ferredoxin--NADP reductase; its protein translation is MTGLLPAQIDELRQRRYNGTVFSVKKTHSDLMILRVKPDFPKPVALPGQYCSLGLGNWEPRFPGTQMENLKPEDESRLMRRAYSLSCSILDEKQNLLDVEIQPFLEFYIVLVREGSEPTKAPVLTPRLFMLTEGDRLNIGEKVTGHYTLEGVKSEDTVILLSTGTGEAPHNYMIWQLLKNGHQGKILSACCVRLRKDLGYYETHQKLMARFPNYMYLPLTTRETDNLAHKIYIQDLITGGQMEAHLGEKLNPASTHVFLCGNPKMIGVPEKDPQTGERVFPKTTGVIELLEQRGFAADNATLKFRGNIHFEEYW